Proteins co-encoded in one Saprospira grandis genomic window:
- a CDS encoding N-acetylmuramoyl-L-alanine amidase family protein — translation MKLFFAPLFLILLSLLPLNAQSYLSVTAKRGDGILVLLGRYGLDRSPCNLKKFCQLNKLKETDYLMVGKNYKLPILEYKYNGRSIRSTVGISSWQRAKQIERYNESMELFRLKTSFKSKNAPLWYPHHLKACAVDLDKHVPKGRHFPILGKNFADVPLKDKRLAGAVYYLVSGHGGPDPGAVANYKGKPICEDEYAYDITLRLARELLSHGALVYLIVRDANDGIRQLEYLPKDEDERCWPNESIPKGQSERLSQRSDVINDLYRENLRKGLYYQRLVEIHVDSRSKKQRIDLFFYHYPESLRGRELARRLHQHIRGKYKQHRASGEYKGTVKARDLHMLREVTPTPVFIEVGNIQNPKDQKRILLPANRQALADWLAEGLIKDY, via the coding sequence ATGAAATTATTTTTCGCCCCCCTTTTTCTTATTCTCCTCAGCCTGCTCCCCTTAAACGCCCAATCTTATTTGAGCGTAACCGCCAAAAGAGGCGATGGCATTTTGGTGCTTTTGGGCCGCTATGGCCTAGACCGCAGCCCTTGCAATCTCAAAAAGTTTTGCCAACTCAATAAGCTGAAAGAAACCGACTATTTAATGGTGGGCAAAAACTATAAACTCCCCATCTTAGAGTATAAATATAATGGCCGCTCCATTCGCTCTACTGTTGGAATTTCGAGCTGGCAAAGAGCCAAACAAATCGAACGCTACAATGAAAGTATGGAGCTTTTTCGCCTAAAAACGAGCTTCAAAAGCAAAAATGCGCCCCTTTGGTACCCTCATCATCTAAAAGCTTGTGCGGTAGACCTAGACAAACATGTCCCTAAAGGGCGACATTTTCCCATTTTAGGGAAAAACTTTGCCGATGTGCCTCTAAAAGATAAGCGCCTGGCGGGTGCTGTTTATTATTTAGTTTCTGGACATGGTGGGCCCGATCCTGGCGCGGTGGCCAACTACAAGGGAAAACCCATTTGCGAAGACGAATATGCTTATGATATTACCTTGCGTCTGGCCCGAGAACTGCTCTCGCATGGCGCTTTGGTCTACCTCATTGTTCGAGATGCCAATGACGGGATTCGCCAACTGGAGTATTTGCCCAAAGATGAAGATGAGCGCTGCTGGCCCAACGAATCTATTCCAAAAGGACAAAGTGAACGCCTCAGTCAACGCTCTGATGTGATTAACGATTTGTATCGAGAAAATTTGCGCAAAGGCCTTTACTACCAGCGTTTGGTCGAAATTCATGTTGATTCTCGTTCTAAAAAACAACGCATCGATTTATTTTTCTACCATTATCCCGAAAGTCTGCGTGGCCGAGAGCTCGCCCGCCGTTTGCATCAACATATTCGCGGAAAATACAAGCAACATCGGGCGTCTGGAGAGTATAAAGGCACCGTAAAAGCTAGGGATTTACATATGCTTAGAGAGGTCACTCCCACTCCCGTTTTTATTGAGGTGGGCAATATTCAAAACCCTAAGGACCAAAAGCGCATTTTGCTGCCCGCCAACCGCCAAGCCTTAGCCGATTGGCTAGCCGAGGGCTTGATCAAAGATTATTAG
- a CDS encoding LptF/LptG family permease has protein sequence MLKIIDRYILFRYLATFFFIILLMGMLTVVIDFSEKVDSLANGPKWTEVVFDYYLNFVPYISSMLFPLYALIAVIYFCSRLAANSEIIAIIGNGISFWRLLRPFMMGAAIIAGFHLYANHFIFPELNKGRTRFENTYIRKNNFDGPKDNIHLFVSPQEEIYIQHYNRKDSTGRNFALIRYDSNGVDRPYTLEAGRIKLIEYPNKWELINYHARYVDDMEETIVKGAKMDTLLPLSSADLARRKNLKDAMNSREIMEYIEQEKAKGLGSTTVFEVEYHRRSADPFSILILTLIGVSIAARKTRGGMGMHIVMGMLVCALYIFMSKFSMTFSTHGGLSPLLGVWTPNIIFTFVAFYLVGKAQK, from the coding sequence ATGCTAAAAATTATTGATCGCTACATTCTTTTTCGCTATCTCGCCACTTTTTTCTTTATCATTCTGCTGATGGGCATGCTCACGGTCGTTATTGATTTTTCTGAAAAGGTGGATAGCTTAGCCAATGGCCCAAAATGGACCGAGGTGGTCTTTGACTACTATCTCAATTTTGTGCCTTATATCAGTAGCATGCTTTTTCCACTCTATGCCCTGATTGCGGTCATTTATTTTTGCTCCCGCCTAGCCGCCAATTCCGAAATCATTGCCATTATTGGTAATGGAATTAGCTTTTGGCGGCTATTGCGGCCCTTTATGATGGGCGCGGCCATTATTGCCGGCTTTCATCTTTATGCCAACCACTTTATTTTTCCAGAACTCAATAAGGGCCGCACCCGATTTGAAAATACTTATATTCGGAAAAATAATTTTGATGGCCCCAAAGATAATATTCACCTTTTTGTGAGCCCTCAAGAAGAAATTTATATCCAACATTATAACCGCAAAGATAGTACAGGCCGCAATTTTGCCCTGATTCGCTACGATAGCAATGGGGTAGACCGCCCTTATACCTTAGAAGCGGGCCGCATCAAATTGATCGAATACCCCAATAAATGGGAGCTGATTAATTATCATGCCCGCTATGTGGATGATATGGAAGAGACGATTGTGAAAGGCGCAAAAATGGATACTTTACTGCCGCTCAGCTCTGCCGATTTGGCCCGAAGAAAAAACCTGAAGGATGCCATGAATAGCCGAGAAATTATGGAGTATATCGAGCAGGAAAAAGCCAAAGGCCTAGGCAGTACCACGGTTTTTGAAGTGGAATATCACCGCCGCTCTGCCGATCCCTTCAGCATTCTAATTCTTACGCTCATCGGGGTGTCTATTGCGGCCCGAAAAACCCGAGGCGGAATGGGCATGCATATCGTTATGGGCATGCTGGTTTGCGCGCTCTATATTTTTATGTCTAAGTTTTCGATGACCTTTTCTACCCATGGCGGACTCTCGCCTCTTTTGGGCGTTTGGACCCCCAATATCATCTTTACTTTTGTGGCTTTTTATCTGGTCGGTAAGGCGCAGAAATAG
- the tgt gene encoding tRNA guanosine(34) transglycosylase Tgt — MKFELEHSDPHSQARVGTLQTAHGQIPTPIFMPVGTIGTVKGVHQKELSEDIKAKIILGNTYHLYLRPGTELLEKAGGLHQFMNWQGPILTDSGGFQVFSLAHRRKIKEEGATFASHIDGSKHLFSPEGVMDIQRSIGADIIMAFDECTPYPCDYRYAKKSMELTHRWLKRCYTRFKETEPKYGYPQSLFPIVQGSVYKDLRLKSAETVAQYADLGIAIGGLSVGEPKEEMYAMTDLVCSQLPTDKPRYLMGVGTPANILECIALGVDMFDCVMPTRNARHGLIFTRKGKLNIKNKKWKDDFSPIDEDAPNPTSRQHTKAYLRHLFTVNELLGMQIATLHNLSFYLELVREARERILDGSFRAWKDELVPILEQKR, encoded by the coding sequence ATGAAATTTGAGCTAGAACATAGCGACCCGCACAGTCAGGCCCGCGTAGGGACACTACAAACGGCGCATGGCCAAATTCCCACTCCGATTTTTATGCCCGTAGGGACAATCGGAACCGTAAAAGGGGTTCATCAAAAAGAGCTGAGCGAAGATATTAAAGCCAAAATAATTTTGGGCAATACTTATCACCTTTATCTTCGTCCAGGGACCGAACTGCTCGAAAAAGCGGGCGGATTACACCAATTTATGAATTGGCAGGGCCCTATTTTGACCGATAGCGGGGGATTTCAGGTTTTTTCATTGGCCCACCGCCGAAAAATCAAAGAGGAAGGAGCTACTTTCGCTTCTCATATTGATGGAAGCAAACATTTGTTTAGCCCAGAAGGTGTGATGGATATTCAGCGTTCTATTGGGGCCGATATTATTATGGCCTTTGACGAATGTACGCCTTATCCCTGCGATTATCGCTATGCCAAAAAATCTATGGAGCTTACGCACCGCTGGCTCAAGCGTTGCTATACTCGCTTTAAGGAAACAGAACCCAAATATGGCTATCCGCAGTCGCTTTTTCCCATTGTTCAGGGAAGTGTATATAAGGACTTGCGCCTAAAATCTGCCGAAACGGTGGCCCAATATGCCGATTTGGGAATTGCCATTGGTGGACTCTCGGTGGGAGAGCCCAAAGAAGAAATGTATGCCATGACGGATTTGGTTTGTAGCCAATTGCCAACCGATAAACCTCGCTACCTTATGGGCGTGGGAACTCCCGCCAATATTTTGGAGTGTATCGCTTTGGGCGTAGATATGTTTGATTGCGTAATGCCTACCCGAAATGCTCGACATGGTTTGATTTTTACCCGAAAAGGAAAACTCAATATCAAAAACAAAAAGTGGAAGGACGATTTTTCTCCTATTGATGAGGATGCGCCCAATCCCACTAGCCGACAACATACAAAAGCCTATTTGCGCCACCTCTTTACGGTTAATGAACTTTTGGGGATGCAAATTGCTACCTTGCACAACCTCAGCTTTTATCTGGAGCTGGTCCGAGAAGCCCGCGAACGCATTTTAGATGGAAGTTTCCGCGCTTGGAAAGACGAATTGGTGCCTATTTTAGAGCAAAAACGCTAG
- a CDS encoding glycosyltransferase: protein MMWIALSALAFIFFGLQMGFAYRFYQWAKAPQTKGCEQLPPLSIVVLARNEGANLQKNLRKLLAQDYPIYELVWVDDDSSDQSPAILAQLAQEYPQLRPLFYREKKYLGKKEAPLWAIPQTKYDWILLTDADGQAASPLWAKKMMQARPENGPGLVLGFGPYLSEKTWLNSWIRYETALVALQYFSAAHYNQAYMGVGRNLLYHKKVFEAAAPALAASINTPSGDDDILVSAAQNFPIHNCLDPKAFVYSAPKKTWRSLFRQKRRHYSSSEFYQNTTKWMLALWSSSFLGLPFFCLALCFGPFPYLALLWPLRILIFYRVWQKTLLTLEQEDLWSQLFWTELFALLYYPFMALQFLRKKPSYWK, encoded by the coding sequence ATGATGTGGATCGCGCTCTCGGCTTTGGCTTTCATTTTTTTTGGGCTCCAAATGGGTTTTGCCTATCGTTTTTATCAATGGGCCAAAGCGCCTCAAACAAAGGGCTGCGAGCAGCTCCCGCCCTTGAGCATTGTCGTGCTAGCGCGTAATGAGGGCGCTAATTTACAGAAAAATTTACGGAAACTTTTAGCCCAAGATTATCCAATCTACGAGCTCGTCTGGGTAGATGACGACTCTAGCGACCAAAGTCCCGCTATTTTGGCCCAATTGGCCCAAGAATACCCTCAACTTCGCCCCCTTTTTTATCGAGAAAAAAAATATTTGGGCAAAAAAGAAGCCCCGCTCTGGGCCATCCCTCAAACTAAGTACGATTGGATTTTACTCACCGATGCCGACGGCCAAGCCGCCTCTCCGCTCTGGGCCAAAAAGATGATGCAAGCCCGGCCAGAAAATGGGCCCGGCCTCGTTTTAGGCTTTGGCCCCTACCTCTCCGAAAAAACTTGGCTCAATAGCTGGATCCGATACGAAACCGCCCTAGTGGCCCTGCAATATTTTTCGGCCGCCCATTATAATCAAGCCTATATGGGGGTGGGGCGAAATTTACTCTACCACAAAAAGGTATTTGAAGCCGCCGCCCCTGCCCTAGCCGCTAGCATCAATACCCCCTCTGGCGATGACGATATTTTGGTCTCTGCTGCCCAAAATTTCCCCATCCATAACTGCCTCGACCCAAAGGCCTTTGTCTATTCGGCCCCCAAAAAAACTTGGCGATCGCTTTTTCGCCAAAAACGCAGACACTACAGCAGCAGCGAGTTTTATCAAAACACAACCAAATGGATGCTCGCCCTCTGGTCGAGCAGTTTTTTGGGCCTGCCGTTTTTTTGCCTCGCTCTCTGCTTTGGCCCTTTCCCCTACCTCGCCCTACTTTGGCCCCTCAGAATTTTAATTTTTTATAGGGTTTGGCAAAAAACTTTGCTTACCTTAGAGCAAGAAGATTTATGGAGCCAACTTTTTTGGACCGAACTATTCGCCCTCCTCTATTACCCCTTTATGGCCCTCCAATTTTTGCGAAAAAAGCCCAGCTACTGGAAATGA
- a CDS encoding RNA polymerase sigma factor, whose translation MKKLSDRAAEDYRLVTLAVEENDQMAYAQLMDRYRNSIFHMMLKMVRNKDDAEDLTIEAFGKAFRKLDSYSPSYAFSTWLFKIASNNCIDFIRKKRMKMLSIDEPISDEGGADYSNSLKADLLDPEERFIRQQRRRIMQELMERMSDKYRQMIELRYFEELSYQEIAEQLNMPLGTVKAQLFRAKELLYDILKNAKAQRGL comes from the coding sequence ATGAAAAAACTATCCGATAGAGCAGCAGAAGATTACCGACTCGTTACCCTCGCTGTAGAAGAAAATGACCAAATGGCTTATGCCCAACTGATGGACCGCTACCGCAATTCCATCTTTCACATGATGCTCAAAATGGTCCGAAATAAAGATGATGCCGAAGATCTAACCATCGAAGCCTTTGGCAAAGCTTTCCGAAAACTCGATAGCTACAGCCCTAGCTATGCCTTTAGTACCTGGCTGTTCAAAATTGCTAGCAATAATTGTATCGACTTTATCCGAAAAAAAAGAATGAAAATGCTCTCGATCGATGAACCCATTTCCGATGAAGGGGGGGCCGATTATAGCAATAGCCTCAAAGCCGATTTGCTGGACCCAGAGGAGCGCTTCATCCGACAGCAGCGCCGACGCATTATGCAGGAACTGATGGAGCGCATGAGCGATAAATATCGCCAAATGATTGAGCTGCGTTATTTTGAAGAACTTTCTTACCAAGAAATTGCCGAACAACTCAATATGCCCCTGGGCACCGTCAAAGCCCAACTTTTTAGGGCCAAAGAGTTGCTCTACGATATCCTGAAAAATGCAAAAGCCCAAAGAGGTTTATAA
- a CDS encoding DUF4476 domain-containing protein, with protein sequence MRIFLTFFSLCLIMASCIVVDPSAIGNGGGVVLGGPVPGYTGRVGCNAPITNNQFQRTRQNLASYSSSFDRMDVAKAQIPREGCYTVSQIRQLVTLWSSSFDREEFLHFAYDYTYDIDNYVDLQDVFTSSIDRKEFVEWCYNR encoded by the coding sequence ATGCGAATTTTTCTAACTTTTTTCAGCCTTTGCCTAATTATGGCCTCTTGTATTGTTGTCGATCCCTCCGCTATTGGTAATGGCGGTGGCGTTGTTTTGGGCGGCCCCGTGCCCGGCTATACCGGAAGAGTAGGCTGCAATGCCCCAATCACCAATAATCAATTTCAAAGAACACGACAAAATTTGGCCAGCTATAGTAGTAGCTTTGACCGCATGGATGTGGCCAAAGCACAAATTCCCCGAGAAGGCTGCTATACCGTCTCTCAAATTAGACAACTAGTTACCCTTTGGTCTAGCTCTTTTGACCGAGAAGAATTTCTGCATTTTGCCTATGACTATACTTATGATATAGATAATTATGTAGACCTTCAAGATGTTTTCACTAGTAGTATTGACCGCAAAGAATTTGTAGAGTGGTGCTACAACCGCTAA
- a CDS encoding class I SAM-dependent methyltransferase, which translates to MKKLSLALLLFAGACASPAAEETKDKTTQKEPMQEKKHHHKHHHGSANAHMHSQSIEELVERFESKERDEYQQPAKVLDYLGDLSGKKIMDIGAGSGYFSVKFAAAGAEVIAADVDTGFQNYLQKRIAADKIENVELRLMPYETPKIKDQEVDLVFISNTYHHIEDRIAYFKAVKKGLKSNGELIIIDFFKKELPIGPAMDHKIAKEKVLEELKAAGFVNFELKEELLPYQYVIKAK; encoded by the coding sequence ATGAAAAAATTAAGTTTAGCGCTGCTGCTTTTTGCCGGCGCTTGTGCTAGCCCCGCAGCAGAAGAAACAAAAGACAAAACCACCCAAAAAGAGCCCATGCAAGAAAAAAAGCATCATCACAAACATCATCATGGCTCGGCTAACGCACATATGCACAGCCAATCAATTGAAGAATTGGTGGAACGCTTTGAGTCTAAAGAAAGAGATGAATACCAACAACCCGCAAAAGTTTTGGATTATCTAGGCGATTTGTCGGGCAAAAAAATTATGGATATTGGCGCAGGCTCTGGCTACTTTTCTGTGAAATTTGCCGCCGCTGGCGCAGAAGTAATTGCCGCCGATGTAGACACTGGCTTTCAAAATTATTTGCAGAAACGCATTGCTGCCGATAAAATTGAAAATGTAGAGCTTCGCCTCATGCCTTATGAGACGCCCAAAATCAAGGATCAAGAAGTAGATCTTGTATTCATTAGCAATACTTACCATCATATTGAGGACCGTATTGCCTATTTTAAGGCAGTCAAAAAAGGCCTTAAATCCAATGGCGAACTCATTATTATTGACTTTTTTAAGAAGGAATTGCCTATTGGCCCCGCTATGGACCATAAAATTGCCAAGGAAAAAGTATTAGAAGAACTCAAAGCTGCTGGCTTTGTCAATTTTGAGCTAAAAGAAGAGCTGCTGCCTTACCAATATGTAATTAAGGCAAAATAA
- a CDS encoding ligand-binding sensor domain-containing protein, translating to MKKNAKIIALSLLFCLSFSCAEQKVPSSKEEKTTAVVPKPRLKFSSAITAIHRDRSGNYWLGSQKEGLCRYDGKTFEYFAVSEGLADNQVRSIQEDQLGRIYFGTAQGVCRYEQGKIIRLVENSWAPALKEKDFGQFDLWFNAGTKEGAYCYDGEKLSYWAFPLGDKRDVNNAYALTDFSRGKNGALYWASYAAAFIYEGQGVRRIDNEALGLKAEEGLHIRSILKDTKGRLWIGNNGIGVFCMQGDTVQHFSREKGLLMPIKTFRENTEKRAFAQNKGLQSVFLIVEDQKGNIWFSDRDTGLWRFDGEHIQQYKVAKNLAVGMALSCYEEQNGDLLFGFSNGKVYQFDGQHFSERF from the coding sequence ATGAAAAAAAACGCTAAAATAATTGCGCTCTCTTTGTTGTTCTGTCTAAGTTTTTCTTGCGCAGAACAGAAAGTACCTAGCAGCAAAGAAGAAAAAACGACTGCTGTTGTTCCAAAGCCTAGGCTAAAGTTTAGCTCTGCAATTACAGCTATACATCGGGATCGCAGCGGAAATTATTGGTTGGGCAGTCAAAAAGAGGGCCTTTGCCGTTATGATGGAAAAACCTTTGAATACTTTGCTGTTTCTGAGGGGTTGGCCGATAATCAAGTTCGTTCTATACAGGAAGATCAATTGGGCCGAATTTATTTTGGCACGGCTCAGGGGGTATGCCGTTATGAGCAAGGAAAAATTATTCGCTTAGTAGAAAATAGTTGGGCGCCAGCGCTAAAAGAGAAAGATTTTGGCCAATTTGACCTCTGGTTTAATGCGGGGACAAAAGAAGGGGCTTATTGCTACGATGGCGAAAAATTAAGCTATTGGGCTTTCCCTTTGGGCGACAAGCGAGATGTTAATAACGCCTATGCGCTAACCGATTTTTCTAGAGGAAAAAATGGAGCCTTGTATTGGGCCAGTTATGCTGCCGCTTTTATTTATGAGGGGCAGGGCGTTCGGCGAATTGATAATGAGGCTTTGGGCCTTAAAGCAGAAGAGGGCCTGCACATCAGAAGTATTCTGAAAGATACTAAAGGACGTTTGTGGATTGGCAATAATGGAATCGGTGTTTTCTGTATGCAGGGCGATACGGTCCAGCATTTTTCAAGAGAAAAAGGGCTGCTGATGCCGATAAAAACCTTTAGAGAAAATACAGAAAAAAGGGCGTTTGCTCAGAATAAAGGTTTGCAATCTGTTTTTCTTATTGTGGAGGACCAAAAGGGAAATATTTGGTTTTCTGACCGAGATACTGGTCTTTGGCGCTTTGATGGGGAGCATATTCAACAGTATAAAGTGGCTAAAAACTTGGCTGTAGGAATGGCGCTCAGCTGTTATGAAGAGCAAAATGGAGATTTACTTTTTGGCTTTAGTAATGGAAAAGTCTATCAATTTGATGGGCAGCATTTTTCAGAACGTTTTTAG